The Nitrospira sp. KM1 genome includes a window with the following:
- a CDS encoding ComF family protein, translated as MPVPLHSSRLRGREFNQSLLLADNLSRHLVKPVLPNALMRVTATEPQTTLSRHDRLRNLRNAFAIRDTTGVQERRILVIDDVFTTGTTVNECAEVLRKAGALSVTVLTLARTIPGSLVPDRIVAKPSSRPLSTLGC; from the coding sequence GTGCCAGTCCCTCTGCACTCGTCTCGTCTTCGAGGTAGAGAATTCAATCAGTCGCTGCTGTTGGCTGACAACCTCTCTCGACACCTTGTAAAGCCTGTTCTGCCGAATGCGCTTATGCGTGTAACCGCGACCGAGCCTCAAACGACATTGTCGCGTCATGATCGGTTGCGGAATCTTCGCAACGCCTTTGCGATTCGAGATACCACCGGCGTGCAAGAGCGTCGGATCCTTGTGATCGACGATGTCTTCACCACCGGCACCACTGTAAACGAGTGTGCAGAAGTCCTTCGGAAAGCTGGAGCCCTATCAGTCACAGTTCTCACGCTGGCGCGAACCATCCCAGGAAGCCTTGTTCCGGATCGAATCGTTGCCAAACCGAGTTCACGACCCCTCTCTACACTGGGATGCTGA
- a CDS encoding RusA family crossover junction endodeoxyribonuclease: MTLPIPPSVNHQYATVNGRRLLTAAGRSYKAQVSELVWLALTKDTDRDGLLHRLQSGFLTLSVRFYFTSALRRDVDGGLKIAQDALCEGLGLNDNRIVETHLYKHVDKINPRIEVALSNVSSLT; this comes from the coding sequence TTGACCCTCCCCATTCCGCCCAGTGTCAATCACCAATATGCAACTGTGAACGGTAGGAGGCTGCTCACTGCGGCAGGTCGTTCCTACAAAGCCCAGGTCAGTGAACTCGTCTGGTTAGCCCTCACCAAAGACACTGACCGCGATGGGCTGCTCCATCGTCTACAATCCGGATTCCTGACATTGTCCGTCCGGTTTTACTTCACCTCCGCGTTACGGCGCGATGTGGACGGGGGTCTGAAGATCGCGCAGGATGCTCTCTGCGAAGGCTTGGGCCTCAACGATAACCGCATCGTGGAAACCCACCTCTACAAACATGTCGATAAGATCAATCCGCGCATCGAAGTCGCTCTGTCCAACGTATCCTCGCTTACCTGA
- a CDS encoding helix-turn-helix domain-containing protein yields the protein MAKALKSELMTAEETCQYLKITQRTLYRYLQSRQIPAFKLGKEWRFVRSDLEQWIRHRTRSRLSPQ from the coding sequence ATGGCCAAAGCGCTCAAGAGCGAACTGATGACGGCGGAGGAGACCTGTCAATATCTGAAAATTACCCAGCGCACGCTCTACCGCTATCTTCAGAGTCGCCAAATTCCCGCGTTCAAGCTTGGAAAAGAATGGCGATTCGTGCGTTCGGATCTGGAACAATGGATACGGCACCGCACGCGGTCACGTCTGTCTCCGCAATGA
- a CDS encoding division/cell wall cluster transcriptional repressor MraZ, whose protein sequence is MFAGEYLCKVDEKGRFIAPSPIREQIESEGRAVVFLKGPEESILIYSSKEWDKVLERTKATLDEEQSRLFMHFVVSEAGISEIDKTGRILIPGRLRKLVPLDEDQEIILVGLYHRMEMWNPSSWRRYIARSEERYDQNMSKILNLL, encoded by the coding sequence ATGTTTGCGGGAGAGTATCTCTGCAAAGTCGATGAAAAGGGACGGTTTATCGCTCCCTCCCCGATTCGCGAGCAGATCGAGTCCGAAGGACGAGCGGTGGTCTTTCTCAAGGGGCCGGAAGAATCCATTCTCATTTACTCCTCCAAAGAATGGGACAAGGTTCTGGAACGAACCAAGGCGACATTGGACGAAGAACAAAGCCGCCTCTTCATGCATTTCGTCGTGTCCGAAGCTGGCATATCGGAAATCGACAAGACGGGAAGAATTCTGATCCCGGGCCGTCTCCGAAAACTCGTTCCGCTCGATGAAGACCAAGAGATCATCCTCGTTGGTCTCTACCACCGCATGGAAATGTGGAACCCAAGTTCGTGGCGCCGCTACATCGCCCGTTCAGAAGAGCGATACGATCAAAACATGTCCAAGATTCTGAACCTGCTCTAG
- a CDS encoding FmdB family zinc ribbon protein, giving the protein MPIYEYRCLTCGQRSSILQLSVTNPRPVFCGHCKGMRLERILSRFASPRSEAAGFESFADPDALAGLDENDPESVSRFMKNMGHEMGDEAASGMDEAGLDPNLDLTDGGDAGVI; this is encoded by the coding sequence ATGCCAATCTATGAATATCGATGCCTTACGTGTGGACAGCGAAGCTCGATTCTTCAATTAAGCGTGACCAATCCGCGCCCGGTTTTCTGCGGTCATTGTAAGGGAATGCGCCTGGAACGAATTTTGTCACGGTTTGCATCGCCGAGATCGGAAGCCGCCGGGTTTGAATCATTTGCCGATCCGGATGCGCTCGCCGGACTCGACGAAAACGACCCAGAAAGCGTATCGCGGTTCATGAAGAACATGGGGCATGAAATGGGAGATGAGGCTGCATCAGGCATGGATGAGGCAGGGCTGGACCCGAACCTCGATCTCACGGATGGAGGTGACGCTGGCGTGATATGA